A genomic stretch from Numida meleagris isolate 19003 breed g44 Domestic line chromosome 2, NumMel1.0, whole genome shotgun sequence includes:
- the NEBL gene encoding nebulette isoform X4: protein MLEFVDTPMYQVSKDVQKMQSEKIYRKDFEEGLKGRPSLDLDKTPEFLHIKEVTNLLKEKEYRKDLEEWMKGKGMTVFEDTPDLIRVKNAAQILNEKQYKKDLETEIKGKGMQVGPDTPEIRRAKKASEIASTKEYRKDLENEIKGKGMEVGMDTPDIQRAKKASEIVSQKEYRKDLETEIIGKGMQVGPFTPEIQRVKRASEIASQVFYKKVIGAGTAVKETPEIERVKKNQQNISSIKYKEEIQHATTISDPPELRRIKENQKNISNVCPVFTVCSLCCVLEPQ, encoded by the exons ATGCTCGAGTTTGTGGATACACCAATGTATCAAGTTTCAAAAGATGTTCAAAAGATGCAAAGTGAG AAAATATATCGCAAAGATTTTGAAGAAGGTCTCAAGGGAAGGCCCTCACTGGATTTAGACAAGACCCCAGAGTTCTTACATATAAAGGAAGTCACTAATCTTCTGAAGGAG AAAGAGTATAGAAAAGATTTGGAAGAAtggatgaaaggaaaaggaatgacAGTGTTTGAAGATACGCCAGATTTGATTAGAGTGAAAAACGCAGCTCAGATACTAAATGAG AAACAGTACAAGAAAGACCTGGAAACTGAAATTAAAGGGAAGGGCATGCAAGTTGGTCCAGATACTCCTGAGATAAGACGAGCCAAGAAAGCTTCTGAAATTGCAAGCACT aaagaatataGGAAAGACTTGGAGAATGAAATTAAAGGAAAGGGAATGGAAGTGGGCATGGATACCCCTGATATACAACGTGCAAAGAAAGCTTCTGAAATTGTAAGCCAG aaagaatATAGAAAAGATCTGGAGACTGAAATTATAGGAAAAGGGATGCAAGTTGGTCCATTTACTCCTGAAATACAACGGGTCAAAAGAGCTTCAGAAATAGCGAGCCAG GTGTTTTATAAGAAGGTGATaggagctggcacagctgtTAAAGAGACTCCAGAGATcgaaagagtaaagaaaaatcaacagaatATTAGTTCG ATTAAgtacaaagaagaaattcagcatGCAACTACTATTTCTGATCCACCTGAACTAAGGAGAATCAAGGAAAACCAGAAGAATATAAGCAATGTGTGCCCCGTTTTCACTGTTTGCAGTCTTTGTTGTGTATTGGAGCCTCAGTGA